A DNA window from Mycobacterium sp. IDR2000157661 contains the following coding sequences:
- a CDS encoding TfoX/Sxy family protein — translation MAYDEELADRIRELLGAERGVEEKRMFGGLAFLINGNMAVVASGQGGLMVRVPPEETEKLLARDHVEPMVMAGRQTRGWLRVALDGVKTMRQLRPWVGRGVDYAKSLPPK, via the coding sequence ATGGCCTACGACGAGGAACTCGCCGACCGGATCCGCGAGTTGCTGGGCGCCGAGCGGGGCGTCGAGGAGAAGCGGATGTTCGGCGGGCTGGCGTTCCTGATCAACGGCAACATGGCGGTCGTCGCCAGCGGACAGGGCGGCCTCATGGTGCGGGTACCACCCGAGGAGACCGAGAAGTTGCTGGCGCGCGACCATGTCGAGCCGATGGTGATGGCGGGCCGGCAGACCCGGGGCTGGTTGCGGGTGGCCCTCGACGGCGTCAAGACCATGCGCCAACTGCGGCCGTGGGTCGGCCGCGGCGTCGACTACGCGAAGAGTTTGCCTCCGAAATAG
- a CDS encoding mechanosensitive ion channel domain-containing protein, whose amino-acid sequence MSDILGSAWFYWAVSVAIGFPVALVLLTELHNALRRRGSFLARPVHLVRNYVVPLVALLVLLVGALQISGESTTVRVVATVFGFVVLVLLLSGTNATLFQGAPEGTWRKRIPSIFLDVARFALIALGVGLILAYIWGANIGGLFTALGVSSIVLGLALQNSVGQIISGLLVLFEQPFQLGDWIQTPTARGRVVEVNWRATHIDTGAGLLIMPNSVLAGASFTNYSRPPGSHALTVTTTFAVDDPPDDVISMLNRVAAMLPQLRADAMPSSVHVGGLSYLTSVPLNTPADDLATKTTFLRWVWYAARRAGLHLDEAEDEFETTQRVQRSLRAVAPTLRLNQAEQDEIVPHVRVTRYGTDEYLQASGQVPTRMMFIVSGRVRLVAVGDDDVVIEIRTLETGDFLGQTTLTREPVTASAYALEEVTVVQIERDRVEDLVARKPLLLHDFGRAIEERRATLRRALAAASD is encoded by the coding sequence ATGAGCGACATCCTGGGATCGGCGTGGTTCTACTGGGCCGTCTCCGTCGCGATCGGCTTCCCGGTCGCCCTGGTCCTGCTGACCGAGTTGCACAACGCGCTGCGCCGCCGGGGCAGCTTTCTGGCGCGGCCGGTGCATCTGGTGCGCAACTACGTGGTGCCGTTGGTCGCGCTGCTGGTGCTGCTGGTCGGGGCGCTGCAGATCTCGGGGGAATCCACCACGGTGCGCGTCGTGGCGACGGTGTTCGGCTTCGTCGTCCTGGTGCTGCTGCTGTCGGGAACGAACGCGACGCTGTTTCAGGGCGCACCGGAAGGCACGTGGCGCAAACGAATCCCGTCGATCTTCCTCGACGTCGCGCGCTTCGCGCTGATCGCGCTCGGTGTGGGTCTGATACTGGCCTACATCTGGGGCGCCAACATCGGCGGTCTGTTCACCGCGCTCGGGGTGTCCTCGATCGTGCTCGGCCTGGCGCTTCAGAACTCCGTGGGGCAGATCATCTCCGGTCTGCTCGTGCTCTTCGAGCAGCCGTTCCAGCTCGGCGACTGGATCCAGACGCCGACCGCGCGAGGGCGGGTGGTGGAGGTCAACTGGCGAGCCACGCACATCGACACCGGCGCCGGACTGTTGATCATGCCGAACTCGGTGCTTGCCGGCGCCTCGTTCACCAACTACTCGCGACCGCCGGGGTCACACGCGCTCACGGTGACGACCACGTTCGCGGTCGACGACCCGCCCGACGACGTGATCTCGATGCTGAACCGGGTGGCGGCCATGCTGCCGCAACTGCGCGCCGACGCCATGCCGTCGAGCGTGCACGTCGGCGGCCTGTCGTACCTGACCAGCGTGCCGCTGAACACCCCCGCCGACGACTTGGCCACCAAAACCACGTTTTTGCGGTGGGTCTGGTACGCCGCGCGGCGGGCCGGACTGCATCTGGACGAGGCGGAAGACGAATTCGAGACGACGCAGCGGGTGCAGCGGTCGCTGCGGGCGGTGGCGCCGACGTTGCGCCTGAATCAGGCCGAGCAGGACGAGATCGTCCCCCACGTGCGCGTCACCCGCTACGGCACCGACGAGTATCTGCAGGCTTCCGGTCAGGTGCCGACCCGGATGATGTTCATCGTGAGCGGTCGGGTGCGCCTGGTAGCCGTCGGCGACGACGACGTAGTCATCGAGATCCGTACGTTGGAGACGGGTGATTTCCTGGGCCAGACGACCCTGACGCGCGAACCGGTCACGGCGTCGGCCTATGCGCTCGAGGAGGTCACCGTGGTGCAGATCGAGCGCGATCGCGTCGAAGACCTGGTGGCGCGCAAGCCGCTTCTGCTGCACGACTTCGGCCGGGCGATCGAGGAGCGCCGGGCCACCCTTCGGCGGGCGCTGGCCGCGGCATCCGACTGA
- a CDS encoding alpha-hydroxy acid oxidase yields the protein MKRRLPRLRELAPLVTIRRPQWNSTQRRLAAALTIEDLRRIAKRRTPKAAFDYTDGAAEAELSLARARQAFRDIEFHPSILRDVANVDTGATVLGGHVAAPFGIAPTGFTRLMHTEGELAGARAAARAGIPFSLSTLATSSIEDVKAANPHGRNWFQLYMWKDRERSMALVERAAAAGFDTLLVTVDVPVAGARLRDIRNGMSIPPALTLRTVLDAAAHPRWWFDLLTTQPLSFASLDRWPGTVAEYLDTMFDPTVTYADLAWITEQWPNKLVVKGIQTLHDARAVVDLGVDGIVLSNHGGRQLDRAPVPFHLLPSVAREVGADTEILLDTGIMSGADIVAAIALGARFTMVGRAYLYGLMAGGEAGADRAIAILNEQVVRTMRLLGVTSLAELGPRHVTRLHRLSRGVSASRTESP from the coding sequence ATGAAGCGACGCCTGCCTCGACTGCGCGAACTGGCGCCGCTGGTCACGATTCGACGGCCGCAGTGGAATTCGACGCAGCGCAGGCTGGCCGCCGCGCTCACCATCGAGGACCTCAGGCGGATCGCCAAGCGCCGCACACCCAAGGCCGCGTTCGACTACACCGACGGCGCCGCCGAGGCGGAGTTGTCGCTGGCCCGCGCTCGACAGGCCTTCCGCGACATCGAGTTCCACCCGTCGATCCTTCGTGATGTGGCGAACGTCGACACCGGTGCGACGGTGCTCGGCGGCCACGTGGCCGCGCCGTTCGGCATCGCGCCGACCGGATTCACCCGGCTGATGCACACCGAGGGCGAGCTCGCCGGTGCCCGCGCTGCCGCCCGTGCCGGCATCCCATTCTCGCTGTCGACGCTGGCCACGTCGTCCATCGAGGATGTCAAGGCGGCGAACCCGCACGGGCGCAACTGGTTTCAGCTCTACATGTGGAAGGACCGCGAGCGGTCGATGGCGTTGGTGGAGCGCGCGGCGGCGGCCGGCTTCGACACCCTGCTGGTCACCGTGGACGTCCCCGTCGCGGGCGCGCGGTTGCGCGACATCCGCAACGGGATGTCGATCCCGCCCGCGCTCACGCTGCGCACCGTGCTCGACGCAGCGGCCCACCCGCGATGGTGGTTCGATCTGCTGACCACGCAACCGCTGTCGTTCGCCTCTCTGGATCGCTGGCCGGGCACCGTCGCCGAGTACCTCGACACCATGTTCGATCCCACGGTCACCTACGCCGACCTGGCCTGGATCACCGAGCAGTGGCCGAACAAGTTGGTGGTCAAGGGTATCCAGACGCTCCACGACGCCCGCGCCGTCGTCGACCTGGGTGTCGACGGCATCGTGCTCTCGAATCACGGTGGCCGACAACTCGACCGCGCACCGGTGCCGTTCCATCTGTTGCCCAGCGTGGCCCGCGAGGTCGGGGCGGACACCGAGATTTTGCTGGATACCGGCATCATGTCGGGCGCCGACATCGTCGCCGCGATCGCCCTCGGTGCACGATTCACGATGGTGGGGCGGGCCTACCTGTACGGGTTGATGGCCGGTGGTGAGGCGGGTGCCGATCGGGCGATCGCGATCCTGAACGAGCAGGTCGTGCGCACGATGCGGCTCCTCGGGGTGACCTCGCTCGCCGAGCTGGGGCCGCGGCACGTCACCCGGTTGCACCGGCTCTCCCGCGGCGTGTCGGCCTCCCGCACCGAGTCACCCTAG
- a CDS encoding endonuclease, translating to MDSAARKKLVQRLLKQAGTTYADEAGIKLDDKPMPLFQLLTLCMLASKPIDASIAVAAARELFGAGMRTPEAVLDADRRDMIRALGRAHYVRYDESSATRLTDIASRVDDDYGGDLRKLAERGDHDARAVKRLLIEFKGIGDTGADIFLREVQDVWAWVRPYFDDRATSAARQLGLPTEADELAALAPRRNAELAAALVRVSLDEELHAAVSERR from the coding sequence ATGGATTCCGCAGCGCGCAAGAAGTTGGTGCAGCGGCTGCTTAAGCAGGCGGGCACCACCTACGCCGACGAGGCGGGCATCAAGCTGGACGACAAACCGATGCCGCTGTTCCAGTTGTTGACGCTGTGCATGCTGGCGAGCAAGCCTATCGACGCCTCGATCGCGGTGGCGGCCGCGCGCGAGCTGTTCGGCGCCGGGATGCGCACGCCCGAGGCGGTGCTCGACGCCGATCGCAGGGACATGATCCGCGCCCTCGGACGGGCGCACTACGTCCGATACGACGAGAGCTCGGCCACCCGGTTGACCGACATCGCCTCGAGGGTCGACGACGATTACGGCGGCGATCTGCGAAAGCTGGCCGAGCGCGGCGACCACGACGCCAGGGCGGTCAAGCGCCTGCTCATCGAGTTCAAGGGGATCGGTGACACCGGCGCCGACATCTTCCTGCGCGAGGTGCAGGACGTGTGGGCGTGGGTGCGTCCCTATTTCGACGACCGGGCCACCTCAGCGGCCCGGCAACTCGGTCTACCGACCGAGGCCGACGAGCTGGCCGCGCTGGCGCCGCGACGAAACGCCGAGCTCGCCGCGGCACTGGTCCGGGTGTCGCTCGACGAGGAGTTGCACGCGGCCGTCTCTGAGCGGCGATGA
- the lon gene encoding endopeptidase La: MADANKASRVVPVLFTSDSIVLPGMVVPIELDDAARAAVDAARASESGELLVAPRLEDRYPSYGVLASILQVGQIAGAAAAVVRGNSRAHIGIGATGPGTALWVEVVEITDDTAAGGGVAALAAEYKKLLLAVLQRREAWQIVDFVNQQTDPSALADLAGYATHLSQVQKRQLLETPDVAERLRVLIEWTTDHLAEVEVNDKIAEDVREGIEKTQKEFLLRQQLAAIRRDLGELSPDGEEGTDDYRARVEAADLPDKIREAALREVGKLERASDQSPEGGWIRTWLDTVLDLPWNVRTDDSTDLKGAREILDADHHGLEDVKDRIVEYLAVRARRTQRGLALVGGRGSGAVMVLAGPPGVGKTSLGESVARALGRKFVRVALGGVRDEAEIRGHRRTYVGALPGRIVRAIGEAGSMNPVVLLDEIDKVGSDFRGDPAAALLEVLDPAQNHTFRDHYLDLDLDLSDVVFLATANVIENIPSALLDRMELVQIDGYTADDKVAIARDFLLPRQRERAALIEDEVVVTEEALRKMAADYTREPGVRQFERLLAKAMRKAATKLAESADDEVALTIDEPDLVDYLGRPRFLPESAERTAVPGVATGLAVTGLGGDVLYIEAGAAGSAGPGDASLQLTGQLGDVMKESAQIALSYVRSHAEQLGVDPKALDRRIHVHVPAGAVPKDGPSAGVTMVTALVSMATGRQVRADVGMTGEVTLNGRVLPIGGVKQKLLAAQRAGLSTVFIPQRNEADLDDVPADVLDALEVKPMTDVAEIVAQALQPSEAVTAAA; encoded by the coding sequence ATGGCTGACGCCAACAAGGCATCGCGTGTGGTGCCGGTGCTTTTCACCAGTGACTCGATCGTGCTGCCGGGCATGGTGGTGCCGATCGAACTCGACGACGCCGCACGTGCGGCGGTCGACGCCGCCCGCGCCAGCGAGTCGGGCGAGCTGCTGGTCGCGCCGCGGCTGGAGGACCGCTACCCGTCCTACGGTGTGCTGGCCTCGATTCTGCAGGTCGGCCAGATCGCCGGCGCCGCAGCCGCGGTGGTGCGCGGCAACAGCCGGGCGCACATCGGCATCGGCGCCACCGGACCGGGCACCGCGCTGTGGGTCGAGGTGGTCGAGATCACCGACGACACCGCGGCCGGCGGCGGGGTCGCGGCGCTGGCAGCCGAGTACAAGAAGCTGCTGCTGGCGGTGCTGCAGCGCCGAGAGGCCTGGCAGATCGTCGACTTCGTCAACCAGCAGACCGACCCGTCGGCGCTGGCCGACCTGGCCGGGTACGCCACCCACCTGAGCCAGGTGCAGAAGCGCCAACTGCTCGAGACGCCCGACGTGGCCGAGCGGTTGCGCGTGCTGATCGAGTGGACCACCGACCACCTCGCCGAGGTGGAGGTCAACGACAAGATCGCCGAGGACGTCCGCGAGGGCATTGAGAAGACGCAGAAGGAGTTCCTGCTGCGCCAGCAACTCGCCGCGATCCGCAGGGACCTGGGCGAGTTGAGCCCCGACGGCGAGGAGGGCACCGACGACTACCGCGCCCGGGTCGAGGCCGCCGATCTTCCCGACAAGATCCGCGAGGCCGCGCTGCGCGAGGTGGGCAAGCTGGAACGCGCCAGCGACCAGAGCCCGGAGGGCGGCTGGATCCGCACCTGGCTCGACACCGTGCTGGATCTGCCGTGGAACGTGCGCACCGACGACTCCACCGACCTGAAGGGCGCGCGCGAGATACTCGACGCCGACCACCACGGGCTCGAGGACGTCAAGGACCGCATCGTCGAGTACCTGGCCGTGCGGGCGCGGCGCACCCAGCGCGGACTGGCCCTCGTCGGCGGCCGCGGCTCCGGCGCGGTGATGGTGCTGGCCGGTCCGCCCGGCGTCGGCAAGACGTCGCTGGGCGAGAGCGTGGCCCGCGCGCTGGGTCGCAAGTTCGTCCGGGTCGCGCTCGGCGGCGTGCGCGACGAGGCCGAGATCCGCGGCCACCGACGCACCTACGTCGGCGCTCTGCCGGGGCGCATCGTGCGGGCCATCGGCGAAGCGGGCTCCATGAACCCCGTCGTGCTGCTCGACGAGATCGACAAGGTCGGCTCCGACTTCCGCGGCGACCCGGCGGCGGCGCTGCTCGAGGTGCTCGATCCGGCGCAGAACCACACGTTCCGCGACCACTACCTGGACCTGGATCTGGACCTGTCCGACGTGGTGTTCCTGGCGACGGCCAACGTGATCGAGAACATCCCCTCGGCGCTGCTGGATCGCATGGAACTGGTGCAGATCGACGGCTACACCGCCGACGACAAGGTCGCGATCGCGCGCGACTTCCTGCTGCCCCGACAGCGGGAGCGGGCGGCGCTGATCGAGGACGAGGTCGTGGTGACCGAGGAGGCGCTGCGCAAGATGGCCGCGGACTACACCCGCGAACCGGGCGTGCGGCAGTTCGAACGGTTGCTGGCCAAGGCGATGCGCAAGGCGGCGACGAAGCTGGCCGAGTCGGCCGATGACGAGGTCGCGTTGACCATTGACGAGCCCGATCTCGTCGACTATCTGGGCCGGCCGCGGTTCCTGCCCGAATCCGCCGAACGCACCGCGGTGCCGGGCGTGGCCACCGGGCTGGCGGTGACCGGTCTCGGCGGCGACGTCCTCTACATCGAGGCCGGGGCGGCTGGCTCAGCCGGGCCGGGCGATGCATCCTTGCAGCTGACCGGTCAGCTCGGCGACGTGATGAAGGAGTCGGCGCAGATCGCGCTGTCCTACGTGCGCAGCCACGCCGAGCAGTTAGGCGTCGACCCCAAGGCGCTGGACCGGCGCATCCACGTGCACGTGCCCGCGGGTGCGGTGCCCAAGGACGGCCCCTCGGCCGGTGTGACGATGGTGACCGCGCTGGTGTCCATGGCGACCGGCCGGCAGGTGCGCGCCGATGTCGGCATGACCGGCGAGGTGACGCTCAACGGCCGCGTGCTGCCGATCGGCGGGGTCAAGCAGAAGCTGCTGGCCGCACAACGGGCGGGCCTGTCCACGGTGTTCATCCCGCAGCGCAACGAGGCGGACCTGGATGACGTCCCGGCCGACGTGCTCGACGCGCTGGAGGTCAAGCCGATGACCGACGTCGCCGAGATCGTCGCGCAGGCGCTGCAGCCGTCCGAGGCGGTCACCGCGGCGGCCTGA
- a CDS encoding acetyl-CoA acetyltransferase, with protein MDPRTPVLVGYGQVNQRDENPDVEPIDLMVAAARAGADPRVLEAADSVRVVSLLSWRYRDPGLILAQRLSAHNAATRYTGVGGNTPQSLVNEACLDIHSGRADVVLIAGAETWRTRSRLRAAGTKPDWTRQDESVPMAPGADDGVPMAGPAELKIHLDRPAYVYPMFEQALRISAGESVDEHRRRIGRLWSRFSDVAADNPHAWSREALSAEQIWQAGPANRMISWPYTKLMNSNNMVDQAAVLVLTSAERAERLQITRDRWVFPYAGTDAHDTYAIGERAEFHTSPAIRIGGRRALELAGVDVDGIALVDVYSCFPSAVQVAANELGLPTDDPARPLTVTGGLTFAGGPWNNYVTHSIATMAERLTVAPGQLGLVTANGGYLTKHSFGVYGTEPPPREFRWEDVQSEVDAQPTRTALVDWSGVATVEAWTTPVSRDGSPEKAFLAVRTPDDARVLAVLNDVSEAAATVSDDIAGAKVQVHADGTAALR; from the coding sequence ATGGACCCCAGGACGCCGGTGCTGGTCGGCTACGGCCAGGTCAACCAACGCGACGAGAACCCCGACGTGGAGCCGATCGATCTGATGGTGGCCGCGGCGCGCGCAGGCGCCGATCCCCGGGTGCTCGAGGCGGCCGACTCGGTGCGCGTCGTCAGCCTGCTGTCGTGGCGGTACCGAGATCCGGGTCTTATTCTGGCGCAACGGCTTTCGGCCCATAACGCCGCGACGCGGTACACCGGGGTGGGCGGCAACACCCCACAGTCGCTGGTCAACGAGGCCTGCCTGGACATCCACAGCGGTCGCGCCGACGTCGTGCTGATCGCCGGTGCGGAGACCTGGCGCACGCGCAGCAGGCTGCGGGCGGCCGGAACCAAGCCGGACTGGACGCGACAGGACGAGTCGGTGCCGATGGCGCCGGGCGCCGACGACGGGGTACCGATGGCCGGGCCCGCCGAACTCAAGATCCACCTGGACCGACCGGCGTACGTGTACCCGATGTTCGAACAGGCCCTGCGGATCTCGGCGGGCGAGTCGGTGGACGAACACCGCCGCCGCATCGGGCGGCTGTGGTCGCGTTTCAGCGACGTCGCCGCCGACAACCCGCATGCCTGGAGCCGAGAGGCGCTGTCGGCCGAGCAGATCTGGCAGGCCGGTCCCGCCAACCGGATGATCAGTTGGCCGTACACCAAGCTGATGAACTCCAACAACATGGTCGACCAGGCGGCGGTGCTCGTGCTGACGTCCGCCGAGCGAGCCGAGCGGCTCCAGATCACCCGCGACCGCTGGGTTTTCCCGTACGCCGGGACCGATGCCCACGACACGTACGCGATCGGGGAACGCGCGGAGTTCCACACCTCGCCGGCGATCAGGATCGGCGGACGGCGCGCGCTGGAACTGGCAGGCGTGGACGTCGACGGTATCGCGCTGGTCGACGTGTACTCCTGCTTCCCGTCGGCCGTCCAGGTGGCCGCCAACGAGTTGGGGCTGCCCACCGACGACCCCGCCCGGCCGCTCACCGTCACCGGTGGCCTCACCTTCGCCGGCGGCCCGTGGAACAACTACGTGACGCACTCGATCGCCACCATGGCCGAACGGCTGACCGTCGCGCCGGGGCAGCTCGGGCTGGTAACGGCCAACGGCGGCTACCTCACCAAGCACAGCTTCGGTGTCTACGGCACTGAGCCACCACCTCGCGAGTTTCGTTGGGAGGACGTGCAATCGGAGGTGGACGCCCAGCCGACACGGACCGCGCTGGTGGATTGGTCCGGTGTCGCAACGGTGGAGGCGTGGACCACCCCGGTCAGCCGCGACGGGTCCCCGGAGAAGGCGTTCCTCGCGGTGCGCACCCCCGACGATGCGCGGGTGCTGGCGGTGCTGAACGACGTCTCGGAAGCGGCAGCGACGGTCAGCGACGACATCGCGGGCGCCAAGGTGCAGGTCCACGCCGACGGGACGGCGGCGCTGCGGTAG
- a CDS encoding esterase family protein, which translates to MKFMERYRGTGTRLLRRMAVAALATVALPGLIGFAGGSATAGAFSRPGLPVEYLDVFSQSMNRNIRIQFQGGGPHAVYLLDGLRAQDDFNGWDINTPAFEWYYQSGLSTVMPVGGQSSFYTDWYQPSRGNGQDYTYKWETFLTQELPAWLQANRGVDPNGNAVVGISMAGSTALTYSIYYPQKFVYAASLSGFLNPSEGWWPMLIGLAMNDAGGYNAESMWGPSSDPAWKRNDPMVNIGQLVANNTRIWIYCGTGTPSELDSSGGGGNLMAAQFLEGFTLRTNITFRDNYIAAGGTNGVFNFPDQGTHSWGYWGQQLQMMKPDIQRVLGAQASA; encoded by the coding sequence ATGAAATTCATGGAGAGGTACCGAGGTACCGGTACAAGACTGTTGCGCAGGATGGCGGTGGCCGCGCTTGCGACCGTGGCGCTGCCCGGGCTGATCGGGTTCGCCGGGGGGTCGGCGACTGCGGGAGCGTTCTCCCGGCCGGGTCTGCCGGTCGAGTATCTGGATGTGTTCTCCCAGTCGATGAACCGCAACATCCGGATCCAGTTCCAGGGCGGCGGTCCCCACGCGGTGTATCTGCTCGACGGCCTGCGCGCCCAGGACGACTTCAACGGCTGGGACATCAACACCCCGGCGTTCGAGTGGTACTACCAGTCAGGTCTGTCGACGGTGATGCCGGTCGGCGGGCAGTCCAGCTTCTACACCGACTGGTATCAGCCGTCGCGGGGCAACGGCCAGGACTACACCTACAAGTGGGAGACGTTCCTGACCCAGGAACTGCCGGCATGGCTGCAGGCGAACAGGGGCGTCGACCCGAACGGCAATGCGGTGGTTGGTATCTCGATGGCAGGCAGCACGGCGCTGACCTACTCGATCTACTACCCGCAGAAGTTCGTCTACGCCGCGTCGCTGTCGGGTTTCCTGAACCCGTCCGAGGGCTGGTGGCCGATGCTGATCGGGTTGGCGATGAACGACGCCGGTGGCTACAACGCCGAGAGCATGTGGGGTCCGTCCTCGGATCCGGCGTGGAAACGCAACGACCCGATGGTCAACATCGGCCAGTTGGTGGCCAACAACACCCGCATCTGGATCTACTGCGGCACCGGCACCCCGTCGGAGCTGGACAGCTCCGGTGGCGGTGGCAACCTGATGGCCGCCCAGTTCCTCGAGGGGTTCACGCTGCGGACCAACATCACCTTCCGCGACAACTACATCGCCGCGGGCGGCACCAACGGTGTCTTCAACTTCCCGGACCAGGGAACGCACAGCTGGGGCTACTGGGGTCAGCAGCTGCAGATGATGAAGCCTGACATCCAGCGGGTGCTGGGGGCGCAGGCCAGCGCCTAG
- a CDS encoding DUF72 domain-containing protein — MIRIGTSGWSYDHWADVLYPPGMPVAKRLARYVEEFDTVELNASFYRWPKDAAFAGWRERLPEGFTMSVKAQRGLTHYRRLREPEPWIERFERCWTLLGDRAESLLVQVHPELERDDDRLEHFLTSMPDRIPVAVELRHPSWDAPDVYALLERHNAAYVVMSGARLRCVPRATSALVYVRMHGPDQDSLYEGSYPDDQLRHWADRIAAWHAEGRRVLVYFNNDLGGHAVRNARTLRAMIAG; from the coding sequence ATGATCCGGATCGGCACCTCGGGGTGGTCCTACGACCACTGGGCCGACGTGCTGTATCCGCCGGGCATGCCGGTGGCCAAGCGGCTGGCCCGGTATGTCGAGGAGTTCGACACCGTGGAGCTCAACGCCAGCTTCTACCGCTGGCCCAAGGACGCGGCGTTCGCCGGCTGGCGCGAGCGGCTCCCCGAGGGATTCACGATGTCGGTCAAGGCGCAGCGGGGGTTGACGCACTACCGGCGGCTGCGCGAACCGGAGCCGTGGATCGAGCGGTTCGAGCGGTGCTGGACGCTGCTGGGCGACCGGGCCGAATCCCTGCTCGTGCAGGTTCATCCGGAGCTCGAACGCGACGACGACCGCCTCGAGCACTTTCTGACGTCGATGCCGGACCGGATTCCGGTCGCGGTGGAACTGCGGCATCCATCCTGGGACGCTCCCGACGTGTATGCGCTGCTGGAGCGCCACAACGCGGCGTACGTGGTGATGAGCGGAGCCCGGTTACGGTGTGTGCCGCGCGCGACCAGCGCGCTGGTGTATGTCCGGATGCACGGGCCCGACCAGGACTCGCTGTATGAGGGCTCCTATCCCGACGACCAGTTGCGGCATTGGGCGGACCGCATCGCCGCGTGGCACGCCGAGGGCAGGCGGGTGCTGGTGTACTTCAACAACGACCTCGGCGGGCATGCCGTCCGCAACGCCCGCACCCTCAGGGCGATGATCGCCGGCTGA